In Arvicanthis niloticus isolate mArvNil1 chromosome 11, mArvNil1.pat.X, whole genome shotgun sequence, the genomic window CTTCTATGGAGGAGGGGTACAACTAGGCTCTCTCTAGTAGGTGACAGTGAGCAGCCAGGCAACGCCATCCTTTAGCAGGTCAGACCAGCTTTAGCAAAGGCAGTGCCTGGTCACACTCACAAGCAGACAGACTCTGGGCCTTACCGTCTGGATGAACTTGTTGCAGATGACCTTCTTGTCACCCCTGCCGAGCAAAAGGAACGGAAGCATGCTTAAAATCACTGCCCCACATTGATGGTGATGGAGGAGGGCAAGACGGGAAACTTTTCCTGGCCCACTGGTGTTTCCTATCCTTGAGCGGAAGGTCTGACGGAGATGTGAGTGGGTGCCCAGGAAGCCCTGGAGCTACATCAAAGACAGCAGCATGCTGGTTTTCAGGACCTGCCACTGTCCTTACACTCATTCTGCCAGGGATGGGACTGACAGACTTGTGGGGTAGGCAAAGGTATGGACACAGAGACTCTAGaaagtctctgcctcccacacctgatcctggcACTAACCGCTGCTTCCCCACCTATGGCTACCCCAGTGAGGCATTTCTCATGCCCAACTCTTCTTTTGCAGGCCACCCACTGCCCACATCTGTCCTCACCAATCTTCTCCAATCTTGTAGACGTAGATGATGTTGTCAGTCTGTCCTATGGCAATTTTTGTGGAATCAGGAGAGAACGCCATGCCCTTCACCATGTAGCTCTTCCTGCCGTActagaaatcaaaacaaatttaatgagtatgaatgaaagagaaaagaagacacatgTATGCCCCAACAGACCCAGAAGACTCATACTGAGAAAAGGGGTGCTCCACTTCCCACGGCTAATAGGTtggggcacagggcacaggataCAGGGCACGTGGGGGTCCTCCCCACCTTCATGTCGGCTGGCTTGGTGGAGAACTTGTCTCTCCGCTCTCCATGCTCATCGTTCAGCAGCACCACTCGGTCCACTGTGCAGACAGCAAATTTAGCATTGTTCTGGGACCAGGCCATGCAGGTCACCTTCGCAGCGCCATCCTGTGGAGGTGAAGAGTTAATGTAAGCACAGTGCTGGTCTACAATGTACAAAGCATTCCCTCAGGCTCTGCCACTAAAGGTTTCCGTTCTTGTAAGAAAACTTAGCTCCTATTCCAAATGTCTGATTAGCCACTTGGGCTTCACACACTTCTACTTACCAAACCTAACCCAAATATCTCCAAAGCCCGAAGGGAAAAGGATCATCGCACCCAAATCCCCAAACCAGCCAGACAACAGCCACTCCATCACCATAGCCATGACCCAACCATCCAGCACAGTGGGGTAGAAGGGGGTGCAGGTGCTTCATCAGATTTGCTGATCACTCTCCTTCCTGGGCCGAGTCCATCCTGGGCATCTGGCCCAGCTGCACCATgacagcatctttttttttttttttttttttttttttttttttttaagagaccaAAGGTTTCTATTGCCAATATTTCCATTAGGGTATTTTTGAAATCACAGGTTACAGTACCAGTTTACCCTGCAAGGAGCACAACTTTGTATCGTCTACCCCTGAGCTAGGACTCCATCTGCTACTGTCTGCACACCCTGCAAACATTCCTGAGTTCCACAATCAGtgagttctcctctctctacagtaAGTGCTCTGACTGGACTGTCTTGAGTGAAACGGAGTCAGGCAGGCATTTTTATAAATGCTTGAAATCTATTAAGTACCACATGTCAAAACCCCAAAGTAGAAGCtattattattcccattttacatatggagaaactgaggcactgaaaATTAAGACACTTGCTCAGGTTTATATATACAGTTTTTAGATGGCAGATCTAATATTTGAATCCATGTATGTTTGACTCTATAAGGTAAAATTCTAATGTCGTTAATTCTGCtgtaggggttggggatttagctcagttttagagtgcttgcctagcaagtgcaaggccctgggttcagtcctcagctctggaaaaaaaaaattctgctgtTGTGGCATATGTATTAATGACTTAATTCTGCCATATATaatttagaattctttttttgagacacagtctctctatgtagccctagaactctctttgtaaaccagactggcaTTGAACTTACAGAAATATGCCTGCCCCTGCTTCTAAGTGTTCagactaaaggcatgagccaccatgcctgactactcttattttttaaaaggtcttgctatgtatgtagactggctttgagctcacagtaatcctcatgcctcagtctcccaagttctAAGATCACAGGCGTGTAACAGCACAATCAGGTAAGGACTTGTTTGTTTAGTGCTAGAGAAGAATGCAAGGGCTCATGCATGTTAAGTGTGTGCTCTACCACTAGCAACATCTCCTGCAAACTGCATACTTGTTTTGTATGTAGGgctgtctgtctgcttgtgtgTCTGGGGTGGGGTTatatgtgcctgtctgtgtgtgcatgtagaggtcagaggtccaattaagtgttttcacaatcattctctgcctcagttttttgtttttttttgtttttttttttaaagacagagtctctcattgaactgaAAGCTCATGAACTCGGCTAGACTGGAGGTCTAGGACTAGAACTCTAGGGACCCACCTGTCTGCCTTCGCAgccctgagattacaggtgtgcctggCTTTGAGGAtgatgctggagatctgaacttagTTTCTCATGCTGCTGCTGAGTCAATTCCCCCATAGCCAACCTTTTTATCTGTGCAGTGTCAGCCTGTCCTCTCAATTGGGAATGTCTCTCTCGTGTCAATCATCCTTCTCATGCCTTTCAGTTTATAATGCTCTTTAAATCCTTTTCCTTACATTTATGGTAGGGTGGGAcatgtgtggcagtcagaggacaacttgcatgagctggttctttccttctactgtggGGTCacagggctcaaactcaggtggtcagggtTAGTGGCAAGtaccttagccactgagccacctcacaggcctcctctgtctgtctctttctctctccctctctcgtctcatgtcacccaggctggccttgcactcctGACCCGCCTATCTCCACAACTGCTGAGACTACTATCCTGTGCCACTAAAGCTTACAATAAGGCTCTGTTCTGTGTAGAACTTTACTTTACATTCTCCTAAGTCGCTTACAGTTGCTCTCACTGTGGCTTTTCTTTACCAGATGAAGAAGCTAGTGATAGAAAGGCTGTGTATGGTGAGGGTTAAAGCCAGAGATACCATTTGGTCAAGTCAGTGTTGGAGCTAAGCCAAGACAGGAATTCTGTCCACTTCACTCCCAACCCCAATCGGTTATGTTTCTGGGCTCCTCCCCCAGTGCCCAGCCTCTTCTGCACCTGAGACACACTTTCACAATCCAAAAGAGAGTACAGCTTCCGCTCtacctttttattgttgttgttgtttcgttctgtttttcgagtcagggtttctctgtgtagccctggctgtcctggaactcactctgtagaccaggctggcctcgaactcagaaatccacctgcctctgcctcccaagtgctgggattaaaggcgagagccaccactgcccggctccgcTCTACCTTTTTAAGAGCTTATATCTAAAGTGTTTATTTCATCCTGTAGAGTTGTGATCGTGGTCTACATATGCGCCTTTCCCTCCCAGAAAGAGCCTTGAAGTACTGCGGGTAGATTTGATCCCGTAGAGCCTAAGTTTGGGGCGTAGCACTCAACTGAAAGCTTATAGTCGTTAGCGATGCATACCGACTGCAGAAAGATCTTTCACAATCTTCTGCACAAAGTAGAAGCTCAAAAGTATGAACTTCTGTCCCTCCCCCCTCTGCCTTTTTTTGTGAATGCCTGGTGGtcggggggaatgggagaggcaTGGGATTCCTCACCTGAGGGCTCAGCAGGGTCCTCAGGTGCTTCAACTGCATGACTCACAGGGGTCTCGGATGCTCGCTGACCGAGACGACTCCAGCAGTTAACTGGACAAACCGCCAAGCATCTGCGGCTCTAGCGGTTGACGTACAGGCGACGTGAGTTCGACAACGTCATAAGGTCACGTAGTGGGTTCGCGAGAGTGCAGACAGGACTGCGCAAGCTCAATGAGTCCTTGGGCGGGATCATAAGAGGGGGTTGTTTCCGACCAATCTCGTAGCTGCATGCAAACCTAATACAAAGCTCCGCCCACACGCTTCCTCCCTCTGGGGATTCTGGATCACCAAATCCTTACATTTTGTTATTGTCCTACCCCGCCAGCTGTACTTTAGTTGCTTAAACTCTGGAGGAAAGCAAGGCAGAGGCGGAAGACAATTCACAGAGCTGAAACCTTCACGTCCTCCCAAAACTTATGTGACTTGTGGGAGGCCACTCAATACTGATAGTGAAAGCTCAAGGATATACCTGGTACTGTGTTTAGATTGAGCAGCGGTACAAACCCATTTTACACAACAGGAGGCAGATTAAAGGAGTTACTCGCTGGAACAGCTAGTAAAGGGTGGAACCGGGATTCAACCCACAGCTAATAACCTTTGAATTCCTGTAAGAAGACTCAACTCTCAATTCACTATCTCCATGCCCAACTTCTCTACCCTGTTAACAAAGTCTCAGGAAATTATCCAGGATTTGGGGGATATATTGGAAGCACTAGCTAGGAAAAGAGAAGGCACTATGTTTGGTCATTGAGTAAACGATGAGTTCAAAACTGATTGCTGAaatccagatgtctctatgagtCAGTACAGGAGGCAGACCGGAGCTTGGTTCCCCTCCTAGCTTAGAGCTGCCTGACACCTGGGGTGAGGGATTGGTTAAGGAGAAAAGATACCATCTTCTCTGTTTGAGATCCTTTCAACGATTTTTGGTCTCATTTCTTGCAACAGATCAGAGAGATCGAATGAAATGCAGAAATGTTATCCATAGGCCTTCTCTAAATGGTCCAAGGTTGGCAAGACCCATAGCCCCCTAAAAGCATAGCATATGCTTTCCAGGCAAATGCTGGGTCCAAAGCCTTGAGCGCACAGCAGTTGCCAATGGCAACGAGTATTTCCCTTCCTGCCACCACATCCCTCTTAACAATTAAGAACCAGTAGAGGACAGGTCCCATTTTTTCACAGGTAACAAATAGGTCCCAGAAGTCAAATTACAATTTTTTTGACAGGGACATCC contains:
- the LOC117716846 gene encoding intraflagellar transport protein 172 homolog isoform X2 — translated: MQLKHLRTLLSPQDGAAKVTCMAWSQNNAKFAVCTVDRVVLLNDEHGERRDKFSTKPADMKYGRKSYMVKGMAFSPDSTKIAIGQTDNIIYVYKIGEDWGDKKVICNKFIQTSAVTCLQWPAEYIIVFGLAEGKVCLANTKTNKSSTIYGTDSYVVVLTTNCSGKGILSGHADGTIVRYLFDDEGSGESQPAGMEKDLSDKLL
- the LOC117716846 gene encoding intraflagellar transport protein 172 homolog isoform X1, with the translated sequence MQLKHLRTLLSPQDGAAKVTCMAWSQNNAKFAVCTVDRVVLLNDEHGERRDKFSTKPADMKYGRKSYMVKGMAFSPDSTKIAIGQTDNIIYVYKIGEDWGDKKVICNKFIQTSAVTCLQWPAEYIIVFGLAEGKVCLANTKTNKSSTIYGTDSYVVVLTTNLYSSAALGKGYSQVTQMAPSSDIYLMMKALESHSQQEWKRIFQINYCEEE
- the LOC117716846 gene encoding intraflagellar transport protein 172 homolog isoform X3; its protein translation is MQLKHLRTLLSPQDGAAKVTCMAWSQNNAKFAVCTVDRVVLLNDEHGERRDKFSTKPADMKYGRKSYMVKGMAFSPDSTKIAIGQTDNIIYVYKIGEDWGDKKVICNKFIQTSAVTCLQWPAEYIIVFGLAEGKPLLISCSGKGILSGHADGTIVRYLFDDEGSGESQPAGMEKDLSDKLL